A stretch of the Amycolatopsis sp. BJA-103 genome encodes the following:
- a CDS encoding FKBP-type peptidyl-prolyl cis-trans isomerase: protein MSLEKPQIDRPEGPAPSDLEKTDISVGDGQEAKTGDTVSVHYVGVSHSTGDQFDASWDRGEPLRFGLGRGQVIPGWDQGVAGMKVGGRRQLVIPPHLAYGERGAGGVIKPNETLIFVVDLIGVN from the coding sequence ATGTCTTTGGAGAAGCCCCAGATCGACCGCCCCGAGGGGCCCGCGCCCTCCGACCTGGAGAAGACCGACATCTCTGTCGGCGACGGCCAGGAAGCGAAGACCGGCGACACCGTTTCGGTGCACTACGTCGGTGTCTCGCATTCGACCGGCGACCAGTTCGACGCCTCATGGGACCGCGGCGAGCCGCTTCGCTTCGGTCTCGGCCGTGGCCAGGTCATCCCCGGCTGGGACCAGGGCGTCGCGGGCATGAAGGTCGGCGGCCGTCGCCAGCTGGTCATCCCGCCGCATCTGGCCTACGGCGAACGCGGCGCCGGCGGCGTCATCAAGCCGAACGAAACCCTGATCTTCGTCGTAGACCTCATCGGCGTGAACTGA